GCCGGTGCGCTCCTCGCAATTTTAGGCTATGTCGTCGTGCAAGGCATCGGCGCGATCAATTGGGCGTTCTTGACGCAGCTGCCGCATCCGATCGGCGTGCCCGGCGGAGGCGTGGGCAACGGCATACTTGGGACGTTCATCATCATCGGAATCGCAACGGCGATGGCCGTACCGATCGGTCTGCTCACCGGGATTTACTTAGCGCTCTTCGGGCGTGGCCCAATTCCCGAGGCGCTGCGATTCATGTCCGACGTGTTGTCGGGGGTACCGAGCATCGCAATCGGCTTGTTCGCTTATGCGGTACTCGTCGCGCCGCTCAAGCATTTCTCGGCGTTCTCCGCGTCGTTCGCCTTTATGATGCTGATGTTGCCGTTGATGGTTCGCACGTCGGAGCAGGCGATTCGTTCGGTGCCGCAGACGGTGCGCGAGGGCGCGCTGGCGCTCGGCATGTCAAATTTTCGCGCGACCATTTACATCGTCGTTCCGACTGCGCGGCCGGCGATCATCACCGCGTTGCTCTTGGCCATTGCTCGCGTTACCGGCGAGACGGCACCGCTGCTCTTTACGGCGTTCGGCACGCAGTATTGGGAGACGAACCCGAATCATCCGATGGCGGTCTTGGCGCTCCAAGTCTTCAACTACGCCATTTCGCCGTATCCTGACTGGCAGGCGCAGGCGTGGGCCGGCGCGCTGCTGCTGGTGGCTGCGGTCTTCGTGCTGAGCTTAGGAGCGAGATTGATGCTGCGACGTGCGATGCGAGGGCTCGAGAGTTGACCGCGGCTGCGCCGGCAATCGGCGCACTGCTGATGACCGAAGATCTGAGCGCCTACTACGGAGAGCGCGAAGCAGTCGGTAACGTTTCGCTTACGTTCGCGCGCAAGGCCGTGACGGCCGTCATCGGGCCCTCCGGCTGCGGCAAGACAACGCTGTTGCGCTGTTTGAATCGCATTCACGAAGTGGCGTTCGATGCGCGCGTTGCGGGCCGCGTCTTGCTCGATGGCGACGACATCTATGCGAGCGACGTCGACCCAATGGCCATCCGCCGGCGCGTCGGCATGGTGTTTCAGCGCCCCAATCCTTTCCCAACGCTCTCCATCTTGGACAATACGCTTTCCTGTGCCGGCAGAACATTGACGCGGCGGCAAAGACTTGAGTGCGCGGAGCGTGCGTTGCATTCCGCGGCGTTGTGGGACGAGGTGAAGGATAAGCTGCGCTCAAGCCCGCTGCGCCTCTCCGGCGGACAGCAGCAGCGCCTCTGCATCGCGCGGGCGATTGCGGCCGAGCCCGAAGTATTGCTGATGGACGAGCCGACGGCATCGCTCGATCCAATCGCGACGGCGGTTATCGAAGAGCTGATGTCGCGACTGTCGGACGATTTTACGATTGTGGCCGTGACGCACAACATGCAGCAGGCCGCGCGCGTGAGCGACTACACCGCATTCATGCTTGCGGACCAAGACGGCGTCGGCCGCCTGATTGAGGTGGATGAGACCGCGAAGCTATTTACAAAGCCGGCCGATCGGCGAACCGAGGATTACATCACCGGAAGGTTCGGTTAGCGGATCGTTCGGTCAACGCAACCCGATTCATCGCCTCAACAATACTTTTAGAAAAGGCTTCGCCACCATGGCCGGCATCCTCGATGATGTGGAGTGCGCTGTTTCGCCAGGCTTTGTGCAGCCTCCATGCGGTTTCGAGTGGGCTGCTGATGTCGTATCGCCCATGCAACAGAACGCCGGGAATATCGTTTAGCAGCCCGGCGTTGCGGATCAACTGGCCCTCGCCTAAGAACCCGGCATGCCTCCAGTAATGTGTAACGAGGCGAGTAAAGAGCAATCGAAATTCCGGGTCTTCAAATCGGGGGTTGACGCGGTTCGGGCGGAGCAGAGAAACGTGAGTATGCTCCCACGCGCACCATTCACGCGCTGCGAATTCCCGCGTCGCTGAATCGGCGCTGAAGACCAGCTCGGCGTAAATGTCGACCAGGTCTTTCGCATGGCTTGCGCTGTGGGAGGCAATCGAGGCGAACCGCTCCCATTCTTCAGCGAAGATGCGGCCCATGTCGCGCGTTATCCACTGAACCTCGCGACGCGACGTCGTCGTGACGCATGCTAAAACGATCGCGGCGACATGACTCGGAAACGTTTGCGCGTAGGCTTGGGCTAGCGTCGATCCCCATGAGGCGCCGAGAAGCGTCCAGCGATCAATCCGGAGATGCTTGCGCAAAGACTCTAAATCCTCAATGAGATGGACGATCGTATTCACTTCAAGATCGTCGATCGTCTGGACGTGCGGGCGGCTGCGGCCGCAACCGCGCTGATCGGTTAGCACGATTTTGTAGATGGCGGGATCAAAGTAGCGCCGGCACTGGGGAGGAGAACCCGAACCAGGGCCGCCGTGAAGGTACACGACGGGACGACCGGCCGGATTGCCGGAGCATTCCCAATAGATTTGCTGAGAATCTCCGACGTCGAGCATTCCGCTTGCATATGGCTCGATGTTTGGAAACACGACAAGCGGCTTCGCCGACAGAGACTTCTGATACTACTGCAAAGATCGTACCAAATGTGACGCAGCGACAATGGCCGCGGGATACTACTTCAAGGGCAAGGGCAATCGGCTGGAACGGGGGCCTCGACACAAGGCCGTTGAGTCGCATGCGGGGACTTGCGGGCATCTCGTAGAGTCAAGTAAAGGGCTTACCGCATCGAGCAACAGCTCCCGGCCGCTCGTTCCTGGAGAAGCCGTGCACTGCGTTAGGAGTATTTGCTGCCCGACCCGCCAATCTGCAAATAAGTCCTAAGGTGCTTCTCGACTGAAGGGAGCTTTATAATGTGTAGCACGAAACGCACAATGCCCGTCGTGTTGGCTGCGCTGATTTGCAGTATCTTAGCGGCTTGCGGCGGTAGTTCGAGCTTGCCTCCCAACGGCGCTCAGGCGATGCCAGCCGATGATCATATTTTAACAGTTGCTGCTTCGGCGCGCTCATCAAAACAGGAAGCGTGGGGAGTTGGCGTAGATGGCTACGCAGGCGGCCCCGGCGGGGGACCATTTTTATTCGCCTACTGCGATGCGACCATTTACCTTTCTCCCCCTCAACCCAATTGTTACCAAAATATTCCGTGGAAATACGGGAAAAAATCGCTCACCGTGGGCTACAGCGCGGATGCCAATCCATGCGAAGGCGGATCGCCTGGTTACGGGACATGTAGCGCCGCATTAAGCACGTCGGATAAGCTCGGAAAAGTTGCGATTAGCAACGCTGTGTCGGCGTCTGGAAATCCTTCGGACCCCAGCTGGGCCAGCAAAGGGACGACGCAGACCAGCGCATTCACTGATGAAATTATGGTCACGTCCAGTTCGCTTCCCGTCGGTAGTCCAGCGACGCTAAAGGAGACGCTTTCCTTATCCAAGGCCTTTAGCTTCACAGCAAGTTCGAGTAATGGCTCGGGATGTGCCAGCGTTGGGCTTATCGGAGTTGATGTCGGTTATCAAGCCAGCGGGGAGGCGGGCACTTTAACTGGTGAATGCCAGAATGGGCAGTTCGTCCAGAAAACCTCGAACGGATTAGGGACCACAGAATCAACCCCCCTGCAGGTTCGAGTTGGTTACAGCTATCCTATATCACTAATCCTTTTGGTTGAACTCAACGTCTGGGATTGTACTTCGTTGACCTCAAACGAGACTACATGCGCATCATGGGGCGGCTCGTCTTCTGCTTCGATGCAGAATGTCGATGTGCCGTATAAGCTTACGTCAGTTACAAGTGGAGTAACGTATACAACAGCGAGCGGAAGGACATATCAATAATCGTAAGACTGAACGAACTGAAAGCGGTCAGCTTTTCGGGCCCGCTTTTTCTGGAGGGACATGCCTGGGCCGCAGCGGGCTCGCACTGAACCGGAACTTCGAAAGTCCTTAATGTGTATCCGGCAACGATGGCCGCCGCCACCGCGAGCTTGTGATTACCCTGGCCAGCTTGACGATCGAGAAGCTCAAGCTAGCCATAGAACGGCTACGTGTCGTCTGGTTCGTCACCCGCGTTCTCGCGACGCATCTCAGCATGGGCTTTCGCTTTAAGCTGATTCGGAGGCGGCTCGACGTACCAGCTGACCGATTTTCCAGAACCTAATTCGAAGTCCGCATCACGCAGTGCCCGCGCTTCTTTGAACCCATAGAAGCAGCGCGGAAAAAAGAAAATGCCCGCAATAGCAGTTGCGGCCATCCAGATAGGAGACCAATGGGATAGACTGCCGGC
This Candidatus Eremiobacterota bacterium DNA region includes the following protein-coding sequences:
- a CDS encoding phosphate ABC transporter ATP-binding protein; protein product: MTEDLSAYYGEREAVGNVSLTFARKAVTAVIGPSGCGKTTLLRCLNRIHEVAFDARVAGRVLLDGDDIYASDVDPMAIRRRVGMVFQRPNPFPTLSILDNTLSCAGRTLTRRQRLECAERALHSAALWDEVKDKLRSSPLRLSGGQQQRLCIARAIAAEPEVLLMDEPTASLDPIATAVIEELMSRLSDDFTIVAVTHNMQQAARVSDYTAFMLADQDGVGRLIEVDETAKLFTKPADRRTEDYITGRFG
- the pstA gene encoding phosphate ABC transporter permease PstA — protein: MMRYHRLRQRRALGSLGTALALLCAVLAAGALLAILGYVVVQGIGAINWAFLTQLPHPIGVPGGGVGNGILGTFIIIGIATAMAVPIGLLTGIYLALFGRGPIPEALRFMSDVLSGVPSIAIGLFAYAVLVAPLKHFSAFSASFAFMMLMLPLMVRTSEQAIRSVPQTVREGALALGMSNFRATIYIVVPTARPAIITALLLAIARVTGETAPLLFTAFGTQYWETNPNHPMAVLALQVFNYAISPYPDWQAQAWAGALLLVAAVFVLSLGARLMLRRAMRGLES
- the pip gene encoding prolyl aminopeptidase → MFPNIEPYASGMLDVGDSQQIYWECSGNPAGRPVVYLHGGPGSGSPPQCRRYFDPAIYKIVLTDQRGCGRSRPHVQTIDDLEVNTIVHLIEDLESLRKHLRIDRWTLLGASWGSTLAQAYAQTFPSHVAAIVLACVTTTSRREVQWITRDMGRIFAEEWERFASIASHSASHAKDLVDIYAELVFSADSATREFAAREWCAWEHTHVSLLRPNRVNPRFEDPEFRLLFTRLVTHYWRHAGFLGEGQLIRNAGLLNDIPGVLLHGRYDISSPLETAWRLHKAWRNSALHIIEDAGHGGEAFSKSIVEAMNRVALTERSANRTFR